The nucleotide sequence AGATGCCCCAGCATGGCCGTGCCAGCACCCAGCCTGGTTGGCAGGTtgatgccggggcaggggggaTCCTGCCGTGCAGCGGACAGGGTCATGGAaccaggctggggctggcacagcctggcaGGGGCTGCCTCATcctgtgtccccgtgtccccagcccttGCTGGGATGGAGCGGGACCCTCAGCCCAGGACACCTGCAGCCTGTCCTCGGGATGCTCGTGGTGCCgccggggctgggtgggggaTGCTGGCCTCGCCTCATCCCTCGCATTCAGGGTGGGAATATTTGGGGTGGGGAGCACAGGGCAGGGGCATCCCGGATGTGGGCACTGGGCACCCAGCCCTggtggcagggggagaggagGCTTTTCCAGCCAGGATCTCTGTCTTGCACTCGCAAGGCTGGAGGCCGTTGCTCTCCCTGGCTCACCCAGCCTTCCCGGCGCAGGTATGGCTGCCTGGAGCGGATCCTGCCAGCGGCACAGGACTTCCAGGAGGCTGTGGACTCCTTCCAGGAGTGGCTCGGTGCCACGGAGCGGCAGCTGGCCCAGCTCTGGCGCGCCAACGGCTGCGTCAGCCGCGTGCAGGACGCCCACCGGCAAACCCAGGTCGGAGCCGGACTTGGGTGCGGGGTGGGCTCGGGCACCCGCCGTGGCAGGGGTCAGCCGGGCGGGCAGGGTGAGCGGGGCATGGTGAGGCAGGGGGAGCTGTGAGTGGGGCCATGGGAGGGCTGGGGATGGCggtggggacggggggacacCCGTGGGTGCAGCGGGGACGGGGGGAGCGGCGTCCGCAGCAGTCGCTGCCACGGGAGCCTCTCACCCCAGGCCCTTTGCGAGGACATTCGCAGCCGGCTGGGAGAGCTGGACGGCACCCTGGAGAGCGGGCAGCGGGTCCTGGAGATGGTGACAGGCGAGTGGGGTTGGCTGGAAGTGGTGGCCGCAGAGTCGGGACCACGGGATGTGGGAGGCAACGATTGctgccctgggctgtgccagCACCAAGGCACAGCCTGGCAAGGGAGCAGCCCAGCCCGGCGAGGGGACCCCCAGGTGCTGGGTGTCCTCGGGGTGCGCTGCTCCCCACCGGTGGCTGTGGGGGCACGGCATCACCTGATGGGGCACACAGCATACTGTCGGATGGAGAGGGGCCAGGGGAGAGCCTGGCCCATGGGGGTCAGGGGCATGGTGGGATGGGGTGCACTGGCCGCGGGGGCAGCCGGGGAGTTGAATTTTGCCTGTGATGGGGATGAGGGGCCAGAGCCGGGTccaggagaagcagaggaggagcaggcGCAGGGGGAGATCAGGACAGAGTGACCATCATGGGGAAGGGAAGGCATCAGGGCGGCCGGTCCCCGGCCCCGGGGACAGTGGCTGCAGCGGCACTGATGCCAGCCACGGTGCTGCCGCAGGGGAGGAGGCCCAGCTGGCACAGGAAAAGATGGAGTCCCTGAGGATGCGGTATCTCATCGTGGGCCAGAGCAGCGCCGACACCATGCACCGGCTGGGGCAGACCCTGGAGGCCTCGTCCCGCCTGGGCACTGCCCAGGAGGACCTGGCGCTTTGGCTGGGCCGCATGGAGAAGGAGCTGGCCTCCTGGGACagccagcacggcagccaggaGCCCCCGGTCAGCACAAGCGACAGGGAAAAGGTGCGGGACATGGGGCTCTGGGGACCATCACCCTCTGCCCCCTTCACCGCTCCCCGGCCCCACAGcattgctgcctgcagcaggaggcaCAGGGGAGTCGGGTCTGGAGGGACATGGCTGGATGGGATACACCAGATTATGGCAGAAGGTCCCACGCGCTGACCAGCAGCAGATACACAGGGGGGTCTTTGTCCCAGAGAGGCCGCCCCAGTGCACGTGTCCACCCTGCTGGCACAGCTGAtgtctctcctctctgctgcagttTGAGCAGATCCTGGACTCCCAGCTCACCCGCTTGGCTGGGCTCGGCGAGCGGCTGGAGGAGATTGGCCGGGTGCAGCTGGATGCCCAGGCCCTCCGCTCACAGCTCTCCGATCAGAAGGTGGGTCTGCAGCGCTGACCGCTAGTACCCACACCCCAAAGGGGTGCCCAGAATTCCCCGGGGACACTGGCTTTGTGTTCCCGCTCCGGTGGGCTCCTGCACTGACCCCCGAGTCACGCGTGCGTGGACCTGCCGACGTCTCTGCAGGACCTGGCACCCACACGCCTCTGTCTTCCAGCTGCTCTCCGCTGAGATCCTGCACCACCGGGGACTGGCGGAGCGTCTGCTGGGGATCTCGGACCCGCTGCTCCGCTCCTGCCCCgagcccctgcagcagcacctccAGGTGAGCGGCCATGCCGGGGctgcaccggtgggtgctgggtgggatGCTGCCACGGCAGGGCCCGCTTGCACCAGGGGACGGCCgtgccccatgtccccagcaccccggtGAGCTGCCCGTCTCCACAGCCCTCGGTGCAGGCACTGCGGGAGCGCACGGAGCAGCTCTTCCTGCGCAGCGGAGCCTGCGCCGTGCAGCTGGAGCACGCCCAGTCCCTGCTCGCCCAGTTCTCCGAGGCCCACGAGGAGCTGTTGCCCTGGCTGGAAGAGACGCAGGTCGTCGGGGTGCAGCTTTCCCCCAACGCCATCAGCTACGAGGCCTTCAAGGAACAGCAGGCGTTGCTGCAGGTGAGGGCAGGGTGGCCCCAGCCAGGGCAcggggaaggagaaggtgaaggCAGGGACATGCGGGGTCGGGAGCAGAGACGCGGCGGTGCAGCCTGCGGTCTGCGACAGGATGGAggtggcactgctgcagggactGCTGCGCTGGGGCACCCAGCATGCAGGAGTACCGTGCGCTGGGAGCAGAGCCAAGGCAGTGCTGGGGTGCACCAGGGCACATCCCCACGTGCCCTGACCTGGCCCCACACGTGCCCACGGCCTTTCCTCTGCCCTCAGTGCCTGCGGGAGGCCATCGCAGAGCACCGTCCCCTGATGGGGAAGCTGCAGCGTGTTTCGGCGCAGCTGGTGGAGCTGAGCCCGGAGCAGGGTGCCCCATTCCAGCAGCGCTGGCAGGAGGCGGAGGAGCAGTATGGCCGCATCCGCGAACGCGTGCGCcaggcagctgccctgctggAGGATGCTCTGCCGCGTTACAGCCAGGTACGGGACCGGCAACGGGGGGTCTGGTGTCCCCTGGGGCTTCCTCTCAAGTGACCGGGCTGGTCCCCCCGCACCTTCCCCAGCTGACCGAGCGTATGGACCTGCTGCTGGAATGCCTGGAGCGGCTGCAGAGCCGCCTGCAGAGCCAGCCCTCCGTCCGCGGCGACGCGGCCCACCTTCGGGAGCAGATCCGCGAGAACAGCCTGGCCCTGGGCGAGCTGGAGAAGCTGGGGGTGGCTCTGGAGACCATCCAGGCGCAGGGCAGTGAGCTGCTGGCCAGCATGCAGGCAGCAAACTCCGATGCAGCTGCCAGAGGTACGGCACGGAGGGGCAGGCACGGCCCCACAGGCGGGTGCGCATGCACGGCATCGCATCTCCGCACACGGGGCATCCCGGCGGGGCCATGTCCCTGTTCGGGGCTGTGTCAGGATGCCGGGTCCCTCGCAGCACCCTGAGGGGCCCTAGGCTGACCCCCCATCCCTCTCGTGCCCCACAGGGATCCAGGAGCGGACGGCGCAGCTGCTGTCCCAGTGGGGCTGCCTGCGGGGCCGCTGCCAGGAGCAGGAGCGCTGGCTGCGGGAGCTGCTGGCGCTGGCCGACCGCTTCTGGCACGGTCTCTCCGAGCTGGCCCTGACGCTGAGTGACACccagcagctggtgctggggctggaagaggccGGCGGCGAGCCAGAGGCCATCCGCACACGGCTCCGCACCCTGCAGGTACGGGGTTGGGAGCTTGGCGGGCAGCCCCACGGCACGGGCAGCCCTGTGGCACGGGCATCACCGAGCTCCCCCTCTCCTGGCCCGCAGGCGCTGCGAGAGGAGATCGACTCGTTGCAGGGTGAGCTGGACACACTGGGCAGCCTGGGCGTGGAGCTGATGTCCTCCTGTGGGGACCCTGACAAGCCCGATGTCACCAAGAGCCTGGACGATGTGAGTGGTGTGGGTCCAGCAAGGGTCGGGGATGTGGGGATGCTGCTCGCGGGCATGGGGGTGTCCCCGGAGCTGAGCCGCAGCTGCACCCTGCAGAAGGGGCAGGCATTGCTTCCCAGAGCCAGCGTCCCCTGGATGTCCCCGGGCTGGGCTGGATGGAGGGTGGCTGTCCCAGGCTGGCGTCCCTGCACAAGGGACCGCGTGTCTGCCAAGCCTCGCACCCCGCAACCGGTGCCCACCATCCCTTGCACCCTGTGGTGGGGCTGGCTGGTTCTTGCACCCTGTGCTGGTGCCCACTGACCCCCCCCGCGGTGCCGCTGCCCCTTGCACCCCGTGCGTTAGTGTCCCGCGCGGTGCTGCAGACCCTCGTGCCCGGCCCCCCGCGCGGTGCCGCTGACCCTCGCGCCCTGCCGCAGCTCTACTCCTCCTGGCACAGCCTGAACAAGGTGTGGACGGACCGGTACGCCCGCCTCGAGGAGCAGCTCCAGGCGTCCGTCAGCTACCAGGAGACCATGcaggtggggtgctgggggtccgcTCAGGCAGACACCCCGCATACTGGCCTGCCCCGCTACCTGTGTCACCCTCCCATCCCCGCCCAGGGGTCTGAGGGGCCGTTGGGCCACTCGGGGTGGTCCCTGGGCACAGCTAAAGGGGGGACCCGGcagtggggctggctggggagcagggctgtgcaggaGTATAGGGATGTGGGGCTAGCTGGGCTACAGGGCCATGAGGCTGCTGCCTTGGTTTGGGGGGCTGGCTGGCCTGGGTGGGcactggggctggtggggctgtagggcaggcggcagcggggctggccGTGCCTGTGTCCTGCCCCAGTGTGACATGCCCACATCGAGGTTCCCCTCGGTGGGGATGGGGCTGGAGCATCCTCctgccctgtgctccagccctcccTGGGGACCACGGCgggtcccagccccactcctggcCATGGGGCTGCAGAGCGTGGGGGTGAGTGTGTTTGTTCCCCCAGGGACACAGCTGTCCCAGAGGCCTGGCATGGCTGACGTGTCCGGCATGCGGGGACACGGatggggatgggctggggggCCTGGGTCCCCCCACCTTCTCCGGCCCCACGGTCCCTCTCTGTCCCCAGCGGCTGTTCGAGTGGCTGGACACGGCTGAGCTACGTATCGCAGAGGAGTTCCTCGTCGGCGGGGACCTGGACATGGTGCAACAGCAGCTAGCAGAGCTGAAGGtgggctgtgctgcaggatgGGGCCCCGAGCCCTGGGGTCAGGTGTGGGTCAGTGTGGGGGGCAAGCGGGGtgcttggggcagcagtgggaTGAAAGCGTGGCGTGTTGGGTCGTGCTGGTGCCTCCATGGCACTGGTGGGCGCTGGGTGGCCAAGTCCTGCCCGGGGTGGCCAAatcctggcccccccccccccgcaaaggtGCCCTGAGCAGGTAGGGTTCCCAGCTCTCCACGAGGAGGAGCTCTGTGCCCAGGTGCCCGTGCCAAGCTGTGCCaagctgtgccatgctgtgccctGCCGTGCCAAAACAAGCAGTGCGTGCCAGACCCAGCTCTGCCATGCTATGCCACGCCGTGCTGTGATGTGCCATGCTGTACTGTGCTAAACCAGGCCTGGAtctgccgtgccgtgccatgcggtgccatgccgtgccatgcctGGTGGCACGGCAGACCCCTGTctgtgtgtggggctgggggtcacCCACTCACCACTGCCCCGCAGGAGTTCAAGAGGGAGCTCTACCAGTGCAAGGTGGATGTGGAGAGCCTGCGGCACCAGGCCAGTCTGGGGGCCGCGGGGCAGGGGgaccccccggccccgctcagcGATTTCCGCCAGCGGTGGGACCACCTGGAAGAGGAGATCGTCAGCCGCCAGGTAGGGAGGGGGCTTGGCTGGTGCGGGGGCAATCCCGGGcatggggcagggctgggtgggcGCTGCTGTCATAGGCACAGGGGCTTGGGGGCTCTGGGAAGTGGTGGTGGCACCTGACTGTCGACTGTATCTGGCACCGGCACGAGGCGAGAGCTGTGGCAGGGTGGGTGCATGAGGTGCCATGTGGGCGCTGTGTGGGTGCATGGGATGCCGTGTGGGTACGTGGGGTCTGTGCAGGTTCATGGGGTGCCACGTGGGTGTGTAGTGCCGGGTGGGTGCGTGGTGCCAGGTGGGTGCGTGGGGCCATGCAGGCAGGCACTGGGTGCACAGTACCCTGCGGTGCGTGGGGCCATGCGAGAGCTGGGCGCGTCGTTGGGGCTGCCATTGCTCCCACCAAACATGTGCCCAATTCCACCCTTGCCGGGACAGCACCAGCtggaggcagctctgctgggccTGGGGCAGTTCCAGCaccagctggaggagctgctgcagtgGCTGTCCCGCACCGCAGAGCAGCTGCAGGgcccaacgctgctgcgcctcgACCTGCAGAGCTGCGAGATCGAGCTGGCCAAGCACAAGGTGAGGGCGGCAGCGGGAGGGTGCTGCCTGCATCCCGTGTCCCAGGCTGCCCGACTGCTGCCCTGGCCATCGGCCGCCTGCTCCGACAGCCAGGCGTCCTCATGGGGGTGTCCCCCGGGGGGGGACGTGGCACAGTGCCACTGCATCCCATGGCACAGGAGGTCTTGGTCATGGTCCTCCTGCTGCGGGGCCGCATCCTGGCTGCATGCTGCTGCCCGTCCCCATCCCGGGCGGTTTGGCGCCCTCCTCCCAGCGCTGCCATCGAGTCCCCGGGCGACGGCAGCCAGGTCGGGCAGGCTGCGGCTTGGGGCGGGCGGTGTGAGAACGCATCCCCTCCCGCGGTGACAACATGGAAGGAATGAGCCGTTTCCACGCCTGCCGGGAGGCAGCCGAGGCTGTGGCCAGCCCGGAGCTGCTTGTCCTTGCCTGGGCACGCTCACACTGCGTCTGATGCAGGCGAGGTGCTGTGAGGTGCGGGCCAGCCCCGTGGCCGGGGGAGCGGCGCAACAACGGGTGGCCCTGGCCTCTTCTGTGCCCCATCCCAGCAACCTCCCTGCCACAAAGTGGCAAATTTGGTGCCTCACACCTGCCCTGTGCCACTCTGAGGCCAAAAGCCAGGGTGCCGACTCTAGGGCATCCCTGGGTGCCATCCTCCCCTGGCATGGCACTCCCCggaccccagccctgcagggctgcCGGTGCCACAGTGGCAATTGACATGGCCAGCAAAGGTGGCCCGGGTGCCTGGGGCAAGGGGCTTTGCACCATGTagctggctggggatgctgtgcGCTCCGGCTGGGGTGCCGTCTGCAACACGGTTCTCCGTCCCTAGGTGCTGAGGAACGACGTGATGTCCCATGCCCGCACGGTGCAGTCCGTCAACGAGGCTGGGCAGggcttgctgctctccagcctgggGGAGAGCGTGGAGGGGCTCCAGcgcagcctgcagcagctcaaCCAGCGCTGGGACCTGGTGCAGAGTGAGACCGAGAGCCGCCAGCTGGAGCTGGAGAACAACCTCAGCCAGGTACGGGGCACCGTGCACCTGCATGCCGGAGCTGCCCACCACGGTGCTGCCCGCTGGCATGGGCAGCGCTGAGCCCCCGCGCCGTACCCAGGTGCAGGACATCACCCTGGAGATCACAGAGCTACTGCagtggctggagcaggtggagctGCAGCTCTTCTTTTCCAAGCCGGCATGGGGCCACCCGGACACCACCAAAGAGAAGCTCACCGCGCACCTGGTGAGCACCGGGGCTCTGCCAGCCTCCCCCTGCTTCAGGGCTGTCCCTGAGTGTCCCTTGGGGGTGTGCGTGTACCCCAAATCCTCCCCTCTCTGCACCGAGATGCTGGGACCCTTCTCTGCCTTCTTGTCTACCTGACCGGGCAgacccctcctgccccctccagcTCCCCTGGGACAGAGTGGGAGccctccccatccccgtccctgtcTCCATCTCTGTGCGGGGCAGTGACCCCGGGGCTGCCCGCGGCCTCTCGGCAGGAGCTATGCAAGGAGATGGAGTCCAAGCAGGAGGCGTACAGCAGCGTGCGGGAGCGGCTGCAGCGGCTGCTGGCCTCCTGCCGCGCCGGCCGGCCCTGCAGCACCGAACACAGCCTCCGCATCCTGGAGCAGAAGTGGGAGAGCGTCCACGCCGAGGCCCAGGAGAGGAAGGTGCACGGGGCAGGAGCATCCTGCCTGTCCAGGGGTCCCAACCCTGCCCTGGCTTTGGGGGCTGCGGGTGCCTGTCGCCTTCAGTGCCTCCGCTCTGCCCACAGGAACGCCTGGCCGAGGGGCTGACGGTCACCACCGAGTTTCACGGCACCATGCAGGAGCTGCTGCGCTGGGTGGCTCACGCAGAGGAGCTCCTCGGCTCCCCCGCACCGCCCAGCTTCGTCCTGGACACCGTCACCGCGCAGATCCAGGAGCACAAGGCAAGTGCAGGCTGAGACGGCATGACCCCTGCTCCCGCCTGCCTCCCAGGTGTGCTCCGGCAGCACGCCCCGATGCCAGGTGGATTCCACGGGGCTGGGGTCTGCCCGGAGGGGGTCCCATGTGGCACTGGCAGCGGCACCGGTAGGGGAAATCTCCCCCGGGCTGCCAGCGGGACATCTCTCCCTGCAGCAACAGAGCGAGTTGGATCTGCACCCCATCCGGGTGCGGGCTGCACTCGgaggctctgctcctgccctgggATTGTCTGTGTGCTTCTAGCcacctctgctctcctgcaggcCCTGGTGAAGGAGGCGAATGCCCACGGGGAAAAGCTCAGCGGCCTGGAGGCTGTCGCGTCTCGCTTGAAAGACTTCAGCAGGAAGCAGGACGGTGCCGTCATCCAGAACCTGGTGCTGACGGCCAGGGAGCGGCTGAGCAAGGTGCTCCAGCGGACGTCGGAGCGAGGAGCGGCGCTGGAGGAGGCACGCAAGCGCACCAAGCAGGTACTTGGCCGCGGTGCTGGGGGACGCGGGTCCTGCGAGGAGCTGTGCCAGTGCAGGGGCTGTGCGGCTCCGGCGCGGGGACCATGCCACACTGGCACACGGTTTGCGCTGTGGTGGTGCGCGGGCCGTGCAGCTCTGTTGTGTAGCTGCTGTGGCTCTCATCGCCTGGGTCGCCCTGGCCCCTGCTTCGTGCACGAGGCTCCCCCCACGCACCCCTCCCCTCCGTTTCAGTTCAGCGAGTCCCGGCGGCTGCTCCTGGACTGGATGGATGAGGTGGAGCAGAGCCTGGAGGTGCCGCAGGACACTGCTACGAGCCAGGAGGAGATCAAGTGCCAGCTGGCTGAGCACAAGGTGGGGGCCCTGTCCcactccccagccctgcagagaagggggGGGCGGGTCCCAGCAGGGGCGGCTGCCCAGCCATGGGCAGTGGGGAGCAGATCTGGGGGCTGTGGGGCGGCAGGGGAAGGGGCTTCCCAGCTCCCAGTAGGACAGCAGCGCGCCGATGCACTCAGTGCCGCGGCAGTCGGGTGCCTTTCCAGGGCCATCTCTGAGGAGACCTGGGGCAGGGGAGCCTCTGGCCAAGGGGCATCGGCCCTCCAAGCTGCCCGGCGGCACTCGGGGAGGCAGGagtctccccccagcccacctgcCCTGGAGCCGGCACCCACGTCCTGGGGGTCTGGATGGGCTCACCCCCTCTGCCCACAGGCTTTCCAGAAGGTGCTGCGCTCGAAGCGGCCGGTGTATGAAGCCACGCTGCGGAGCGGGCGGGCGCTGCGGGAGAGAGCCCGGCTCCCCGAGGACCTGCAGccgctggaggagctgctgggggagcTGAAGGAGCGCTGGGATGCGTTGTGCAGCCGGGCTGTGGAGAGGTGAGGCAGGGACAGGATGGGATacgatgggatggggtgggatgggatgggatgcctGTGCTCTGCTTGCTATGCAGGTCCCAGGCGGGGGGGCATGGCATTGCCCTTCCTCCCTGGGCATCCCGCTCCCTGCTTCgggaccccctgccccagctccagtGAGCTCTGGCCCCTGGTGGCACAGCCAGGATCCATCCCCAGCTATAGGCAAGCCCAGGCACTTAACAGCTGCGCTGCTGGGATCCCCATGGTGCGGCCGTTCCCTGCACCACGGGGCTGAGCCCTGGCACCTGGGCACCGCTGGCATTGCCTGCACCCTTCCTCGCAGGCAGCACAAACTGGAGGAGAACCTGCTCTTCTCGGGCAAGTTCACGGATGCGCTGCAGGCCCTCATGGACTGGCTGTACCGGGCTGAGCCGCAGCTCAGCGAGGACGTGCCTGTCGGAGGGGACCGGGACCTGGTGGGTGACCTCATGGACAAGCACAAGGTGGGTGTCCCCAGCCCCGCATTGGCCCCTGGGGAGCCCTGGGCTCCGCACCAGCCCTGCCCACCCTCCGTCCCAGGGCAGAACACCAGCCAGGTGCAAGATGGGGCTTCGCCCACCGGAGCAGCCCCTGCTTTACCTAAGCCTGCGCTCCCAGTCCTTGGGGCGGTGCTGGGGCGTCCCGTGTAGCCCATTGCTGCAAGGGGGCCTGGGGTGCATGGGAGTCCTGCACAGTAACGGGGgccaggcagggtgctgggactCCCCGGCATCTCTCACCCgcccctgccctctcctgctcAGGTCTTCCAGAAGGAGCTGGGCAAGCGAGCCAGCTGCATCAAGATGCTGAAGCGCTCGGTGCGGGACCTCACCCGTGGCAGCAGCAGCGTCGACTCCCAGTGGCTGCAGAAGCAGATGGAGGAGCTGAGCACCCGGTGGGACCTGGTCTGCAAGCTCTCCGTCTCCAAGCAGGCCCGGCTGGAAGCTGCGCTCCGGCAGGTGAGAGCCAGTCAAGCCAGGGGTGGCTGAGGGGCAGCAGCTGGCCCAGGGCCTGCCCGCGCAAAGGTCGGGGTCTGCAGCCGGTGCATTCTCTGCAGGTGGCCGTGGGCATGTGGGGAGCCCGGGACTGCGTGCGGCTGTGCTGCATGGGGTGCTGCATGGGGTGCCTGGGCTCTGTGTgtggctgtgctgcagggtgctgcGTGGGGTGCCCGGGTGGCGGGTGGCTGTACGTTGCGGGGCTGTGTCGCAAGGTGCCGTGGCTGGGTGCCAGGCTGGCACCCTGTTGCAGGTGTGCCTGCGTGCAAGGTGCCCAGGGCAGGACTGCTGTGTGTTGCAGGGTGCCCTGCTCGATGGGGAGGGACTGATGGGGGTCAGGGGAAATTGTGTCCCAGGTGCCAAGCTGGGGTGAAGAGCATCCCCTCTCCAGTTgagtggggctggcagcagctctcCCTCGGGGGCCTGGAGCTGCACAGCCAGTTGCCTGCGCTGGGTGCTTGTCTGGCCCTGGGTAGGAGCGGCAGTTGCAGGgctcggggtctggctggggGGCTCGGGGTCTGGCCGAGGTGGGTGCTGAGCA is from Accipiter gentilis chromosome 2, bAccGen1.1, whole genome shotgun sequence and encodes:
- the LOC126049761 gene encoding microtubule-actin cross-linking factor 1, isoforms 6/7-like isoform X1; its protein translation is MGNSVSRPSCLGEKSRQSEELLREPQLRDLGLDAGQSPGRSIAEAWPGPLEKPPAPVENGWSPVPSAGRSRPGSPVLKRSLSEVAVQNGSTACVPLKGQGQAGGAAWTPPRASAPRSAWSWKPVTTREVTEVTEVTETIVTEIVEVTEYPAGEKGGEPLVTRTVTVLTERAGELAAGGRSGHTDAAEVSLRAVPVLEEAAGTERAQDTLESLLAWVADMEELVSNQKPPSAEVKVAKAQLEEQKLLKRLLEERRPRVELVLQDRPVPPAHGSGTLVSEGSGSLSGLGEKWGKLMQEAEARYGCLERILPAAQDFQEAVDSFQEWLGATERQLAQLWRANGCVSRVQDAHRQTQALCEDIRSRLGELDGTLESGQRVLEMVTGEEAQLAQEKMESLRMRYLIVGQSSADTMHRLGQTLEASSRLGTAQEDLALWLGRMEKELASWDSQHGSQEPPVSTSDREKFEQILDSQLTRLAGLGERLEEIGRVQLDAQALRSQLSDQKLLSAEILHHRGLAERLLGISDPLLRSCPEPLQQHLQPSVQALRERTEQLFLRSGACAVQLEHAQSLLAQFSEAHEELLPWLEETQVVGVQLSPNAISYEAFKEQQALLQCLREAIAEHRPLMGKLQRVSAQLVELSPEQGAPFQQRWQEAEEQYGRIRERVRQAAALLEDALPRYSQLTERMDLLLECLERLQSRLQSQPSVRGDAAHLREQIRENSLALGELEKLGVALETIQAQGSELLASMQAANSDAAARGIQERTAQLLSQWGCLRGRCQEQERWLRELLALADRFWHGLSELALTLSDTQQLVLGLEEAGGEPEAIRTRLRTLQALREEIDSLQGELDTLGSLGVELMSSCGDPDKPDVTKSLDDLYSSWHSLNKVWTDRYARLEEQLQASVSYQETMQRLFEWLDTAELRIAEEFLVGGDLDMVQQQLAELKEFKRELYQCKVDVESLRHQASLGAAGQGDPPAPLSDFRQRWDHLEEEIVSRQHQLEAALLGLGQFQHQLEELLQWLSRTAEQLQGPTLLRLDLQSCEIELAKHKVLRNDVMSHARTVQSVNEAGQGLLLSSLGESVEGLQRSLQQLNQRWDLVQSETESRQLELENNLSQVQDITLEITELLQWLEQVELQLFFSKPAWGHPDTTKEKLTAHLELCKEMESKQEAYSSVRERLQRLLASCRAGRPCSTEHSLRILEQKWESVHAEAQERKERLAEGLTVTTEFHGTMQELLRWVAHAEELLGSPAPPSFVLDTVTAQIQEHKALVKEANAHGEKLSGLEAVASRLKDFSRKQDGAVIQNLVLTARERLSKVLQRTSERGAALEEARKRTKQFSESRRLLLDWMDEVEQSLEVPQDTATSQEEIKCQLAEHKAFQKVLRSKRPVYEATLRSGRALRERARLPEDLQPLEELLGELKERWDALCSRAVERQHKLEENLLFSGKFTDALQALMDWLYRAEPQLSEDVPVGGDRDLVGDLMDKHKVFQKELGKRASCIKMLKRSVRDLTRGSSSVDSQWLQKQMEELSTRWDLVCKLSVSKQARLEAALRQAEEFHTLVHSFLGRLSESEKTLKYGVFPEEELAVQECQNQLQELMKSLQCQQLELECITSLGEEILSTCHPDSVITIKSWVTVAKSRFQEVLSWAQQQGERLQAQTASLAAEREEMAQLIDWITAAEEALSLRDQEPLPEEAEQLEELNAQHTVFMEELNRKQPDVEKVTKSCKRKLAAELGPPAARRLATRRRSTGKAQGAPVVPLGGLEPQTPLMAQLLHRWQQLWLLALDRQYRLETALQRLRELEEFAHFDFGVWRKRYMQWISQMKSRVLDVFRGIDRDQDGRISQREFIESVLSSKFPTNVLEMNAVASIFDMNGDGFIDYYEFVSTLHPNRDPLRRTADADQIQDEVNRQVAQCNCAKRFQVEQISANRYRFGESQQLRMVRILRSTLMVRVGGGWIALDEFLVKNDPCRVKGRTNLKINEKYLSPDAFGAAAAKCAGNQSAPSSKVLSPSRSNSSLSLYSSASAPSSPLARKSVLRRTRSGDRCPRSRGSLLPDGAELQFTAAEESLAVAPPEPPEGSPPERCSPCR